The following proteins come from a genomic window of Polaribacter dokdonensis:
- a CDS encoding DUF5687 family protein has protein sequence MISHFLNLEWKQYFRAANWQKSVFLNILLVLFALYFIVSFLIIGIGGYWILKEMYPDQDPLVVVNAFLLYAIVGDLIFRYLMQKLPVMNIKPMLTLPIPKSKIVHFILVKSSFSFFNIMSLFFYIPFAVVLIMQGYNVLGVLGWLFTMIFIIQSVNYLNFLINKNTKIFAALITIIVAGYLVNYFNWFNLPGFIGKGFDFIYMNPIMVFAFAALLALLYSINYKQLRNEVYLDAVISEKTKEVNASDLSFADKLGDLAPFIKNDLRLMWRNKRTKSGVWMILVGLLYGLIFYPNPMYKDMQFMYVLVGIFSTGTFLINFGQFIPAWDSSYYKMLMSQNFKYERYLESKFTIMTISVVALFVLGIPYVYFGWKVLLVHFAAMIYNVGVNTHVILYGGTFNRKKINLDEKAAFNFQGTGAVQWLIGLPLMLLPMAIFGIINWLVSFEIATITLAVLGFIGIALHKKLMTAITKKYITNKYVMIHAFNQEN, from the coding sequence ATGATTTCACATTTTCTTAACCTAGAATGGAAACAATATTTTAGAGCCGCAAATTGGCAAAAAAGTGTTTTTCTAAACATTCTGTTAGTGCTTTTTGCACTCTACTTTATAGTTAGTTTTTTAATAATTGGTATTGGAGGTTATTGGATTTTAAAAGAAATGTATCCAGACCAAGACCCATTAGTAGTAGTTAATGCGTTTTTGCTTTATGCAATTGTGGGCGATTTAATTTTTAGGTACCTCATGCAGAAACTGCCTGTAATGAATATTAAACCCATGCTAACTTTACCAATTCCAAAAAGTAAAATTGTTCATTTTATTTTGGTAAAATCATCATTCTCATTTTTTAATATTATGAGTTTGTTCTTCTACATCCCATTTGCAGTGGTTTTAATTATGCAAGGTTATAATGTATTAGGAGTTTTAGGTTGGTTATTTACCATGATTTTTATTATTCAATCAGTAAATTATTTAAATTTTCTAATTAATAAAAACACTAAGATATTTGCTGCTTTAATTACAATTATAGTTGCAGGGTATTTGGTTAACTATTTTAATTGGTTCAATCTACCAGGTTTTATTGGTAAAGGTTTCGATTTTATTTACATGAACCCAATAATGGTATTTGCTTTTGCTGCATTGCTCGCTCTTTTATATAGTATAAATTATAAACAGCTTAGAAACGAAGTGTATTTAGATGCTGTTATTTCTGAAAAAACCAAAGAAGTAAATGCATCAGATTTATCTTTTGCAGACAAATTAGGAGATTTAGCGCCATTCATAAAAAACGACTTACGTTTAATGTGGAGAAACAAAAGAACCAAATCTGGTGTTTGGATGATTTTGGTTGGCTTGTTATATGGTTTAATATTCTATCCTAATCCAATGTACAAAGACATGCAGTTTATGTATGTTTTAGTTGGTATTTTTTCTACAGGTACATTTTTAATCAATTTTGGGCAGTTTATTCCTGCTTGGGATAGTAGTTATTACAAAATGTTAATGAGTCAGAATTTTAAATATGAACGTTATTTAGAATCTAAATTTACAATAATGACAATTAGTGTTGTTGCATTATTTGTGTTGGGTATACCTTATGTTTACTTTGGTTGGAAAGTTTTATTGGTTCATTTTGCAGCCATGATTTACAATGTTGGTGTAAACACTCATGTAATTTTATATGGAGGAACATTTAACAGAAAAAAAATTAATTTAGATGAAAAAGCAGCCTTTAACTTTCAAGGAACAGGAGCTGTACAATGGTTAATTGGTTTGCCTCTAATGCTTTTACCAATGGCTATTTTTGGTATAATAAATTGGTTGGTAAGTTTCGAAATTGCAACCATTACATTAGCTGTTTTAGGTTTTATTGGTATTGCACTTCATAAAAAATTAATGACAGCCATCACAAAAAAATACATTACAAATAAGTATGTAATGATTCACGCATTTAATCAAGAAAACTAA
- a CDS encoding ABC transporter ATP-binding protein: MIQTTQLSKKYGSAEVLNINELEIPTGQSFGLVGNNGAGKTTYFNILLDLIRPTTGAIVNHDIQVNTSEDWKAFTGSFIDESFLIGYLTAEEYFEFVGDLRGMNKADVTKFINQFDEFFNQEIIGKKKYLRDLSKGNQKKVGIVAAMMGNPQVVILDEPFANLDPTTQIRLKKIIKELTENREITVLISSHDLTHVTEVCERIVVLDKGKVVKDIVTSAETLQELESYFAV, from the coding sequence ATGATACAAACTACACAACTTTCAAAAAAATACGGATCTGCAGAGGTTTTAAATATTAACGAATTAGAAATTCCAACTGGCCAAAGTTTTGGTTTAGTAGGTAATAATGGTGCAGGTAAAACAACATATTTTAATATTTTATTAGATTTAATTAGGCCAACAACTGGTGCTATTGTAAATCATGATATACAAGTAAACACTAGTGAAGATTGGAAAGCGTTTACAGGTTCTTTTATAGATGAATCTTTTTTAATTGGCTATTTAACAGCAGAAGAATACTTTGAGTTTGTGGGCGATTTAAGAGGAATGAATAAGGCAGATGTTACAAAATTTATCAATCAGTTTGATGAGTTTTTCAATCAAGAAATAATAGGTAAAAAGAAATATTTAAGAGACCTTAGTAAAGGAAACCAGAAAAAAGTAGGTATTGTAGCTGCAATGATGGGTAATCCTCAAGTGGTAATTTTAGATGAACCTTTTGCCAACTTAGATCCAACAACACAAATTAGGCTAAAGAAAATCATTAAAGAATTAACAGAAAACAGAGAAATTACAGTCTTAATTTCTAGTCATGATTTAACACATGTAACAGAAGTTTGCGAAAGAATTGTAGTTCTAGATAAAGGAAAAGTGGTTAAAGATATTGTTACATCTGCAGAAACCTTGCAAGAATTAGAAAGCTATTTTGCTGTGTAA